The Candidatus Methylomirabilota bacterium genome includes the window ACCCCAAGCACGATGGTGTCTGCGCCGATGATCTCCGCCCAGGCCAGCGCATAGGAGAGAAAGATGGTGTTGCGGGCGGGGACGTAGGTGACAGGGATGCCGGAGCCGATCTCATCCAGCTCTCGGCCTTTCGGAACCGGGATATCCGCGGTCAGTGCTGATCCTCCGATCTGTCGTAAGTCGAGATCGAGAATCAGGTGCTGCTCGACGCCAATCGCTGTCGCAATCCACTTTGCGCTTTCCGCCTCGCGTACGTGACGCTGGCCGTAGCGAAATGTCAGCGCATAGAGCTGATACCCCTTGGCCTTGGCTATCGCGGCTGCCGTGGCGGAGTCGATCCCGCCGCTCAACAGGACCACCGCTCGCTGATTCACTATACACCCCGCCGATCCGGATCCCACAGATATTTGTGAAGCTGAATCTGGAGCCTGGCGTCCAGTCCATCCGCCAGGATCCATTCGGCCAACTCCCTCGGATGGAGTTCACCGAGAACCGCAGAAAAGAGGACCTGGGTCTTTTCGGGCAGGGCGTGCTCTGCCGTCACCTGCCTGGCCCACTCGTAGTCTCGGCGATCCGCGACCACGAATTTGATCTGGTCCTTCCGCGTAAGATACCGGAGGTTCTCAAGATTGTTGTGGGGGTCCATCCCGCTCCCCGGCGCCTTCAGATCCAGGATCTTCACCGCCCTGGGATCGAGGCGTTCGACGCTGAGGCTCCCCCCTGTCTCGACCAGGACCTCGAATCCCTCACAGACGAGACGGTCGACCAGAGGATAGACCCCTTCTTGTAACAGCGGCTCTCCCCCGGTGATCTCGACCAGCGGGCACTTGTAAGTCCGCACCCGTGCCAGGATCTGCTCGATTGAGCGTTGCTCGCCCTTGTGGTATGCGTACGTCGTATCGCACCACCGGCACCGCAGGTTGCAACCGGTCAGG containing:
- a CDS encoding 7-carboxy-7-deazaguanine synthase → MSLFVNEIFYSIQGESTYAGRPCVFVRLTGCNLRCRWCDTTYAYHKGEQRSIEQILARVRTYKCPLVEITGGEPLLQEGVYPLVDRLVCEGFEVLVETGGSLSVERLDPRAVKILDLKAPGSGMDPHNNLENLRYLTRKDQIKFVVADRRDYEWARQVTAEHALPEKTQVLFSAVLGELHPRELAEWILADGLDARLQIQLHKYLWDPDRRGV
- the queC gene encoding 7-cyano-7-deazaguanine synthase QueC: MDPGGWTGRQAPDSASQISVGSGSAGCIVNQRAVVLLSGGIDSATAAAIAKAKGYQLYALTFRYGQRHVREAESAKWIATAIGVEQHLILDLDLRQIGGSALTADIPVPKGRELDEIGSGIPVTYVPARNTIFLSYALAWAEIIGADTIVLGVNAIDYSGYPDCRPEYIAAFEQLANLATKAGVEGRSKLTICTPLIHLTKVEIIRQGTQLGIDFRLTWSCYDPTQEGQPCRACDSCILRAKGFAEADIPDPGPIA